From the Candidatus Manganitrophaceae bacterium genome, the window AACGCTTGGGCGACCGAATCAAGGTCGATCGAGCAAAAGACTTTCTCCGTGCCGTGCCCGGCGATCTGCAGCGCCTTCTCCACCACCTCGCCAATCCCCTTTTGACGCGTCTCCGAAAGGGAGAAGATCCTCGCTTTTTTGGCGAGAAGGTATTCGAAATGCCCCTTCGCATTGACGAGGCCGTTGCCGCCGACCTCAACAAAATGATCTCCGGAGAGATTCGGGAGCTTCTCAAGGATGTTGCGAAAGGGGGTCCCACTCGTCGGAACACCGTTGAGCGGCTCTCGGACGTCAAAGTGCGCGTCGAGGGTCAATCCGCCAACCGGTCCCGGCGTCCGCTGTGCGAGCGCCCGCACCCCGCCGAAGGTGAGATCATGCCCGCCGCCGAGGAGGATCGGGAGGGCGCCGAGGTCGAGGATCGCCTCCACCGCCTTGGTCAGGCGATGGTGCGTCTGCTCGATCGATTTTTCATCGGGAATCAGATCTCCGAAGTCGGCCAACGAAAGGGTGGTGAGATCGGCCTGCCGTTCGAAGTTGTAGGCGGTGCCGTATCGCTTCAGCTGAAGCCGGATCGCCGAGGGGGCTTCCGCCGCCCCGCCGCGGCCTCCGCCGTGCACCACGCCGGCATCGGAAGGAACGCCCAACAGCCCCGCCCGGATCGGCTGTCCCGCATACGGCGGGAAGAGATGCCGAACCCGTATATCGGTCGTGCCGAGCGGATCGTCATAGATCTGGATCTTGGCCGGTTGCAGATGGGGGATCTTCATTGGTTCTTATTATTGCAAATTGACCTGGGGATGGCAAGAAGCGGCGGCGTGCCATGGGGTTTCAAATGAGTCACGGCCCAAGACGCCAGGACCGCCGGAGGGACATTTAGATTTAGATCGATCAGATCTGTTGAATGAAGAAGGTTAGACGGAGGGAAAGGTTTCGGTCTCTTCTTTTTCTTCAGGCGCGAGGCCGAGAAATTCTTGGTAGTGTTTTAACACCTTCTCCGCATATTTCGTCGGAATCTCCTCCCCCGATTCGACCCACCGGACCACATGGGTCGGCCCATAGTTGTAGGCGGTGAGGGCCAGGGTGAGATCCCCGAATTTGGCATTGAGGGTCGAGAGGTAATGAATCCCCAGCTTGATGTTGGTGAAGGGATCAAAAAGCGGCGCCTCCCCTTTCCAGTCGACCTTGCTCACCTCCGCGACCTCTTTTGCCGTTGTCGGGATCATCTGCATTAACCCGATCGCCCCTTTCGGCGAGGTCGACCAATTATAGAAGGAGCTCTCCGTGGAGATGAGGGCAATGATCAATTCGGGATCAAATTGATGGCGCTGGCTCTCGGCCACGATGAAAATGGCCAGCCGTTGCTCCTCCTCGGCCTGCAGCCCCGTATGAAAGCGCGACAAGATCTTTCGCACCTTCTGTTCACGTGCCGTCTGAAGCGCCTGACGTGCAAACGTGGCCTCGGAGAAACCGAAAGAGAGAGAGGCGATCGGCGAAAATTCCGCCGACAGAGGGTGGAGGAGAAAGAAACCCATCGAGAGGGTAAAGAAGCAGGGCTTGATATATTTTTTAGCTCTTTGAATCATGTCGGGTCACTTTACTAAAAAAGACCGGCGGCGTCAACCCCCCTCGAAAGAGGGAATTGACAATACCTATGTGGAATAGTCAATTATGGAATAGAAAGGCCTTGTGATAAGGAAGAAACGCCGGGATGTGCTACGCGTCCCGTAAGGTCGCAATGGTCACCGCATCCCCCCCTTCGGCCGACTCTCCCGGTCGAAAGTGGCCGATGTAGGGAGAGACGGAAAGAGATTCCCGGATCGCCTTCTTGAGCCGACCGCTTCCATGCCCGTGGACCAGGCGGACTTCCCG encodes:
- a CDS encoding lytic transglycosylase domain-containing protein, which translates into the protein MIQRAKKYIKPCFFTLSMGFFLLHPLSAEFSPIASLSFGFSEATFARQALQTAREQKVRKILSRFHTGLQAEEEQRLAIFIVAESQRHQFDPELIIALISTESSFYNWSTSPKGAIGLMQMIPTTAKEVAEVSKVDWKGEAPLFDPFTNIKLGIHYLSTLNAKFGDLTLALTAYNYGPTHVVRWVESGEEIPTKYAEKVLKHYQEFLGLAPEEKEETETFPSV
- a CDS encoding agmatinase family protein translates to MKIPHLQPAKIQIYDDPLGTTDIRVRHLFPPYAGQPIRAGLLGVPSDAGVVHGGGRGGAAEAPSAIRLQLKRYGTAYNFERQADLTTLSLADFGDLIPDEKSIEQTHHRLTKAVEAILDLGALPILLGGGHDLTFGGVRALAQRTPGPVGGLTLDAHFDVREPLNGVPTSGTPFRNILEKLPNLSGDHFVEVGGNGLVNAKGHFEYLLAKKARIFSLSETRQKGIGEVVEKALQIAGHGTEKVFCSIDLDSVAQAFAPGVSAPSPDGFTPEEVSLAAYLAGVDPKVAYFDLMEMNPVFDQEGRTARLTAALVLHFLAGLARRKEAEKRVIGFVPPSPGGPGTPPSGRKR